The genomic segment GTAGGCTGCATTTTTCCTTCGGTCCAGATCTCGATCCACTTCTCGTAAGCGACCGCGAGGTGCTTGCCGTCGGCGCTGAACGCCGCGACCAGTGGGCCGTCGCGGGCGCCGCCCGCGAACGCGTACACCCGCTTGCCGGTCGCCGTATCCCATGAGCCCGCGCCCAACTGCCCGTTCCCCGTGAGCAGCACGCCGACCGCCACGACCCGCTTGCCGTCCGGGGAGAACCCGATCGACTCGGGACCGGTGACTCCCTGGAGCCAGCCCGCCATTTCGGACTGTCCGTCCAACTGCACCGGCTCGAGCCCGGTCGCGGTGTCGTACACGCGGGCGTGGAGCCCGCAGTGGGCGACGTACCGCTTGCCGTCCGGCGCGAACGCGACCTTGTGCCAGGCCCACTTCGTTTTCGGTCGGGGGTAGCTCTTCACCGCCTTGCCGGTGTCCGCGTCGCACTCCCACACCTCGTCGCCCATGACGAACAGTTTCTTGCCATCCGCACCGAACCGGGCGGCCTCCGCGGTGACGGAGTACAGTGGCTTGCCGGTGGCGGTATCGAACACCTCCGCCTTCCCAGTCGCGATTACAACGTACTTCGATCCGTCCGGGCTGAAGCTCACATCGGTGATGAACTTCGCGGCCGGGGCAGGTTTTTCTGGCTCCGCAGGGGCGTTCGCGAACACGCGCACGCGGCCGACGAGGGCGCCGAGTTTCGTGAGGTGGTCGAAGTTGCTGAATGCCGACACGAGGGTCTTGCCGTCGGGTGCGAACGCGAGCGATGCCAGGCCGCGGAACGGCCCGCCGCCCGTCTCGCTGGAAACCGGCTCCGGCTTTGCGGGCGGATTTGCTGTCGGCCAGACGAACACCGCCTCGGTGTACGCCTCCTTCGACTTCTCTTCCTGCTGCTGCACGACCGCTGCGGCTGAGGTGGTTCCGTCGGGCGAGAGCGCCACCGCCACGACCCGGCCGCCCAGCGCCAGTCGCGATTTTTCCTTGCACTTCTCCGCGTCCCAGGTGATCACGGCCCCGGCTGCATCGCCGGTAACGACCACTCCGCCGCTGGTCGCCCACGCCGCCGAAACAACGGCCCCTTTGTGCCCTTCGAGCAGTCCGCTCCCCGCGCCCGAGCCGGCCGCCCACGCCCACAGCACGTTCTTGCCGGTAGCCCTGTCGATCGGCCCTGTGACGATGACGCGCTTTCCGTCGGGCGACACTGCGAGCGGGGTCGCGTAGTCGTCAGCGGGTGCTTTGCCCGCCGCGACTGTACTCGACGTGATCGTGGACACCTTCGGCCACTCCAGCCACGACTTCACGAGGGACCCGCGCGCGTTCCCAAAAATCACTTTGCGGCCCGTCAGGCGGAGCCCGTCACCGGGGGCGAGGATCGTGTCCGGGAAGAAGCCCACGGCGCTCGGCTCGCTCCCCTTTTCCTCCAGCACGTCGCCGGCCTTCCCGGTGGACGCATTGAGGAACCGCACCCCGTCCTTGAAAGTGGTGGCAAGCGTCAGTCCGTCACTGGAGGGCGAGACCGCGGCGAAAGCGTCCCCGTCTTGCCTTTCCCACAGTTGCTTCAGCGTCTTCGCCTCGTAGGCGCGGACGTGCCCACCGGTCCCGCCGACGAAGAGCGTCTTGCCATCGGCGGAGTGGGCCACGGAGCCGCCGAGCCAGCCGGTCAGGTCGAGCACCTTCGACTCCTTCCATACGGGCGGAAGGGGCTTCGCGGGTGGTTCCGCCTTGGGAACGGGCGGCGCAACAGTGACAGGCGGCGGTCGCTCACCCCCGACCCACGCTGGCGCGGTGGCGACGGCCGCCAACAGCACGCCGACCGTGAGAACGACTGCGGCCAGTTTCGTTGACAGTGAAGACATGCTCTTCATCACACCCTCCGCGAGCGCGAGGACACTTGCATTGGCCCCGCGGCCCATGAACGTCGAAACCGCGGAAGACGCCAGTTCGGCCGACACGACTGCCGGCCCGGCTGGCGCGCGCGCGGGGAGCGTCACCCCGCGGCGCGCCAGCAGCCGGGCCGCGAGCGCCTGCGCCCGCGTGCGAGCCACGACGCGACCGTGCCCTCCGCCCGGTTCAGCTCGGCCGCAGCTTCGGCCCGCGTCCTACCGTGCAGGTCGCACAGCACGACCGCGGCCCGGTGCGTCTCGGGCAGCGCGGCGAGTTCGGCGTCGATGATCGCCCGGAGTTCTGAGCGGTCGAGTTGCGCGGCCGGGGACTCCGTCACCCGGCCCGTCCGCTCGCTGTCCGCCGAAACGAGGGCAACCATTTCGTGCCTCCGCCGCCGGGCGGCGGCCGTCTTCGCTTTTCGGGCCGTGCGGACCGCGACGCCGTGGAGCCAACCGGCTACCGCTCCGGGCGGGCGGATCGTGCCGGCCTTCCGGGCGAGGACGATGAACACAGCCTGGAACGCGTCCTCGGCGGCGTGCGCGTCGGACAGGACCCGGCGGCACACGCCCAGGACCATCGGCCCGTACCGGCCCACCAGCTCTCCGAATGCGGTTTCGCGGTCGGCCCCGCCGGGCGCGATCGCGGCTACCAGTTCGGCGTCGGTCGGCGGGTGGTCCGGCCCGAGTCGACAAAGCACGCGGCGGACGGCAGCGACAGACATCCTGCGCCCTCAAAATTCCTGTGCGGACGAGGTCACGGGCCGTCCCGCCTCGTTCGCACTGCATTGTTTGCCCGCCGGGGGGGAAGTGATGCAGGAAATGTGCGAAGCCGTGCGGGATCGATGACAGGGGCCGCCCCGCAGATGAGAGCTTCCCACCGCCCGTGCGGGTGAGGTGCGCCTCGATAGTCGGGCCTCCGCATTGCTTCGCAATCATTGGCGCTCGCCGCACGTTTTCGCGTTCGCGTGTCATGGGCTTAGCTTTTTCGCAATTCCGGTGGTATGCTCTCATACCCACATTCTCCGCTGCCAGGGAGCGGCGATGTCCGAACACACTCAGCGCTGCCCGCCCCCGGACGGGCCGTCTTCCGACACGGCGTTTTTGCCCCCGGCCCCCGATCCGCCCTCGTTGACGCGAGCGAGCGAGTACGTACCCGAACGCCCGGTCGTAACTCTTTCCGTTGAATTGCCCGGCTTCGAGATCCTCAGCGAACTCGGCCGCGGGGGGATGGGCGTCGTGTACAAGGCCCGGCAGCGGAGCCTGAACCGCCTCGTCGCGCTGAAAGTCATTCTCGGCGGCCCGCTCGCCAGTATCGAGGACAAGGCCCGGTTCCGCATCGAGGCGGAAGCGGCGGCCCGCCTCCACCACCCGAACATCGTTCAGGTCTTCGACGTCGGCGAGTGCGCCGGCTTCTCCTACATCGCGCTCGAGCTGGTCGAGGGCGACAACCTCCGGAAATGGCAGGGCGGGCAGCCGGTCGAACCGCAACTGGCCGCGCGGCTGGTCTCCGCGGTCGCGCGGGGCGTTCAGCACGCGCACGAACAGGGCATCGTTCACCGCGACCTCAAGCCCGCGAACATCCTCCTCGCGCCGGTGCCCGACGCGAACCCGGACTCCGGCGGCGGATCCGAGTCCCGGGCCGGCGCGCTGCCGAGCGGTTCCCTGTCCCGCGCGCCCTCGGGGGCACGGGGGCCGCTCCCCGTCGCGCCGAAAGTGACCGACTTCGGGCTGGCGAAGCCGCTGGAGGGCGGCACCGACCTGACCCTCACCGGCGTGGCGTGTGGCACGCCGAATTACATGGCGCCCGAGCAGGTGCGCGGGAAGGCGTCCGGCCTTGCCGTGGACGTGTACGGGCTCGGCGCGGTCCTGTTCGAGTTGCTCGCCGGCCGCCCGCCGTTCGTCGGGGCGGACGCGGCCGAGGTGCTGATCCGGATCCTCCGCACCCAGCCGGCGGGGGTGCGGAAGTTCGTGCGCGGGGTGCCCCGCGACCTGGAAGTCATCGTCGCCAAATGCCTGGAGAAGGACCCGGCGCGCCGCTACCCGAGCGCCCGGGACGTCGCCGACGACCTCGAGCGGTACCTGGCCGGCAAGCCGATCGCCGCTCGCCCCGTCGGGCCCGCGGAACGGGCGTGGCGCTGGGTGAAGCGGAACCCGGTCGTCGCCGGGTTCCTGGTCGTTTCCACCTTCGGCTGCGCCCTCACGGGCGCGTTGGCACTGGCACTGGCGCGGTCCGGTTCCGATCAGCGCGGCGCGCGGGCCGCGGCGGAGTCGGCCCGCGCGGACGCCGAGGTCGCACGCGAGTTGGCCAAAGCCGAGGCCGCTCACGCCGTCGCGCAGCGAGCGGAGGCCGATTCCGCGCGGGCGCGCTCCGAGGCCCACCTGCGGATCGCCCGTGAGGTCATCCGCGCGAGCTTCGGCGAGCTGTCGGGGCACCCCCGGTTCGAGGACGAAGACTTCCGCCACGCCCGGCAGACGCTCATCGCTCAGGTGCGCCCGGTTCCGCGATGCGGTGGCCCAGCAACCCCGAACGCCCCCGAGTGGCTGGACGACATCACCGGCGTGTCGCACTGGCTCGGCTTCCTGGAGTACCTGAACGGGAACCAGGCCGGTGCCGCGGCCGAGTACCGCACGGCCGCGGCGGCGGCGGGCCGCTGGGCGCAACTGGAGCCCCAGCGGCCGGAACCCCGCGCGCGCCAAGTGGACGCACTGGTGAACGCCGGCAACGCGCTCTTCAACAGCGGCCAGTTCGACGCGTCCGAGGCGTGCTACCGGGACGCCGCGACGATCATGGACGCGGTTGTCGCCGAGCGGCCCGAAAGCGCCTCGTTCCGGCAGCAGGCGGTCCACGCCCGCGGCCAACTCGCGCACGTCCTCCGCGCGACCAACCGGCCCGAGAGGGCCGAGGAGTCCGCGAGGCAGGAACTGGACCGGGCCACCGACCTGGTGCGTGTGTGCGGGGACGCGGTCGACAACCTCCGCCCCCTCGCAGCAGCAAACGCGAGCCTCGCGGGTGCGCTGGAGCTGCGCCAGAAGTGGGACGAGGCCGACCGTCATTTCGTGGAAGCGATCGCAACTCGGGACCGCGTGCGGAAGGCGGCCGTGGGGCCGCGCTACGCCGTCGACTACGCCTCGGCCGTTCTCGCGCACGCGAACTTTCTGAACGCGCGCGGCCACCACGACCGCGCGGCCGACGCGTTTCTGGAAGCCGTTGCCGCGCTCGAAAAGGCTCAGGCGTCGGTGCCGGACGTGAACCTCCACTGCGTCGATCTGGCGTTCGGCTGGGCGCAACACGGGGAGTTCCTGCGCGGCCGGTCGCAGTTCGCCGAGGCCGAGCGCCGGTTCACTCAGGCGCTGGAACTGGCCAACACCGTGACCCGGCGCGCGCCGGGCTACCGGCTGGCGCGCGAAGCCGCCGTGACCGCCGGCGCGAGCCGCGCCCATGTTTACAACGCGACCGGCCGGCACCGCGAAGCCGCCGCCGAGTGGCAGCGCCTCGCGGCCGAAGACCCGGACCCGAACCGCCGCACACAGCACGAGCTGTTCGTCCTCCAGTCGCACCTGTTCGCGGCCGACTGGAAGGCCGCCGCGACCGGTGCGGACGCGCTCATGAAGGCGGA from the Frigoriglobus tundricola genome contains:
- a CDS encoding outer membrane protein assembly factor BamB family protein produces the protein MARTRAQALAARLLARRGVTLPARAPAGPAVVSAELASSAVSTFMGRGANASVLALAEGVMKSMSSLSTKLAAVVLTVGVLLAAVATAPAWVGGERPPPVTVAPPVPKAEPPAKPLPPVWKESKVLDLTGWLGGSVAHSADGKTLFVGGTGGHVRAYEAKTLKQLWERQDGDAFAAVSPSSDGLTLATTFKDGVRFLNASTGKAGDVLEEKGSEPSAVGFFPDTILAPGDGLRLTGRKVIFGNARGSLVKSWLEWPKVSTITSSTVAAGKAPADDYATPLAVSPDGKRVIVTGPIDRATGKNVLWAWAAGSGAGSGLLEGHKGAVVSAAWATSGGVVVTGDAAGAVITWDAEKCKEKSRLALGGRVVAVALSPDGTTSAAAVVQQQEEKSKEAYTEAVFVWPTANPPAKPEPVSSETGGGPFRGLASLAFAPDGKTLVSAFSNFDHLTKLGALVGRVRVFANAPAEPEKPAPAAKFITDVSFSPDGSKYVVIATGKAEVFDTATGKPLYSVTAEAARFGADGKKLFVMGDEVWECDADTGKAVKSYPRPKTKWAWHKVAFAPDGKRYVAHCGLHARVYDTATGLEPVQLDGQSEMAGWLQGVTGPESIGFSPDGKRVVAVGVLLTGNGQLGAGSWDTATGKRVYAFAGGARDGPLVAAFSADGKHLAVAYEKWIEIWTEGKMQPTKLGEHFPITALAFHPDGRRLAAGIRLPIRHGADVGRPPRIVGSKTEVRLIDVATDQVTKVFDGFEDVNHIAPTKLPVTALAFDRAGKKLIAGTGIDGVEGLPIDAPEAGEVKVFELTAPPEHPAPVRGRQWTDAAVLEDHDALVNGVAIAPDGKSFAAATESNLTCWDSMTRNKLWSHKLDAPAFALVYHPDGKDLFVAGKTDLIRLDATTGAKKTLFGNASGVGFDNYIRATIDNRARQLAFSPDGKRLTSSDGYSVWTVDPEKPENFLITGATPEGATAAPAGVAWAPDSKRLATISPKRTKRTVWSGVTPDTHWPIRIWSTEAGAPVHSLLGHDHLVTAIAWSKDGTVIASGDEKGFVILWDAATRKVLWRAPQFRGRDDTDGRVNALAISPADNTVAVAVSLGSGKGADRVALLAAKDGTVYEQLMRGALPVTSLAWSKDGAFLVTGCGTLPGQAAQPPAPKVGEVVVWERKR
- a CDS encoding serine/threonine-protein kinase encodes the protein MSEHTQRCPPPDGPSSDTAFLPPAPDPPSLTRASEYVPERPVVTLSVELPGFEILSELGRGGMGVVYKARQRSLNRLVALKVILGGPLASIEDKARFRIEAEAAARLHHPNIVQVFDVGECAGFSYIALELVEGDNLRKWQGGQPVEPQLAARLVSAVARGVQHAHEQGIVHRDLKPANILLAPVPDANPDSGGGSESRAGALPSGSLSRAPSGARGPLPVAPKVTDFGLAKPLEGGTDLTLTGVACGTPNYMAPEQVRGKASGLAVDVYGLGAVLFELLAGRPPFVGADAAEVLIRILRTQPAGVRKFVRGVPRDLEVIVAKCLEKDPARRYPSARDVADDLERYLAGKPIAARPVGPAERAWRWVKRNPVVAGFLVVSTFGCALTGALALALARSGSDQRGARAAAESARADAEVARELAKAEAAHAVAQRAEADSARARSEAHLRIAREVIRASFGELSGHPRFEDEDFRHARQTLIAQVRPVPRCGGPATPNAPEWLDDITGVSHWLGFLEYLNGNQAGAAAEYRTAAAAAGRWAQLEPQRPEPRARQVDALVNAGNALFNSGQFDASEACYRDAATIMDAVVAERPESASFRQQAVHARGQLAHVLRATNRPERAEESARQELDRATDLVRVCGDAVDNLRPLAAANASLAGALELRQKWDEADRHFVEAIATRDRVRKAAVGPRYAVDYASAVLAHANFLNARGHHDRAADAFLEAVAALEKAQASVPDVNLHCVDLAFGWAQHGEFLRGRSQFAEAERRFTQALELANTVTRRAPGYRLAREAAVTAGASRAHVYNATGRHREAAAEWQRLAAEDPDPNRRTQHELFVLQSHLFAADWKAAATGADALMKADQPAWMWVDLGRVWCLAARQIEADVCLMPADRTRESEAVVAKAVVCLERARKLKHFEAVDRAQWVTGNDDFAPVRGKFDPAKK
- a CDS encoding RNA polymerase sigma factor encodes the protein MSVAAVRRVLCRLGPDHPPTDAELVAAIAPGGADRETAFGELVGRYGPMVLGVCRRVLSDAHAAEDAFQAVFIVLARKAGTIRPPGAVAGWLHGVAVRTARKAKTAAARRRRHEMVALVSADSERTGRVTESPAAQLDRSELRAIIDAELAALPETHRAAVVLCDLHGRTRAEAAAELNRAEGTVASWLARGRRRSRPGCWRAAG